From a region of the Andrena cerasifolii isolate SP2316 chromosome 13, iyAndCera1_principal, whole genome shotgun sequence genome:
- the Trpm gene encoding transient receptor potential cation channel, subfamily M isoform X1, with translation MAIGSIICGASTPKMKRKKAKATERSWIEATFQKRECSKFIPSAKDEHRFLQVQGDKNAEYDVITTSRCCCGYSYTHHCGTGADVQSFTAINTKEKDREQWSPGKNTRPNPTDAYGTIEFQGGPHPTKAQYVRLAHDTRPEPIVQLLCREWNLGLPKLLITVHGGRSNFELQPTLKKVLRKGLLKAAKTTGAWIFTGGTNTGVTRQVGDALLLERSQRQGRVVSIGIAPWGVLDKSHELVGRGGEITYDCLSSPWSKYAVLNNRHAYFLLVDNGTGGRYGAEIVLRRRLEKYISNLKLQPYMHSSIPIVALVIEGGTNTIRSVLEYVTDDPPVPVVVCDGSGRAADLIAFMHKYASEGDGESGENEGPLESMREHLLDTIKRAFSVSPEQACQLYSELLQCTRRKHLITVFRISQDRPQELDQTILTALFKSKQLSPAEQLSLSLIWNRVDIARSEIFVYGQKWPPGALEQAMMQALQHDRIDFVKLLLENGVSMRKFLSIPRLEELYNTKEGPSNTLGYILRDVRPNIPRGYMYTLHDIGLVINKLMGGAYRSQYTRRRFRVIYTKVMKRSGGHQQHMHRNSCVSSSFNRYYSGSGSKQDSSTTMSLLAETLPANRDTPLFDYPFNELLIWAVLTKRQQMALLMWQHGEEALAKALVALKLYKAMAHEAAEDDLETEVYDELRSYGKEFENIALELLDYCYRQDDDQTQQLLTSELQNWSGQTCLSLAVTANHRPLLAHPCSQIILADLWMGGLRTRKNTNLKVVLGLVCPFYIARLEFKSREELQLMPQTQEEHLIALEDEKEDSDSEHGAPTGPDVEKRQRRSLSIRNKSSSQQGAKLSFRKTSVYSISESVPALISNEHTTAIVKETIVQENGKVLTDSDDIVHRAYGIHSDYYDIKNSRPLRLKKKLYEFYTAPITKFWANAIAYIVFLVLFSYCILIHMDDHPSLAEIYAIMYICTLGCEKVREIATSEPATLSHKFSVWAWNMWNPCDAAAIIFFQIGLALRLRHSTLDVGRVIYCVDCIYWYLRILNILGVNKYFGPLVTMMGKMVKNMIYFVVLLLVVLMSFGVTRQAILNPNAEPKFKIIRDIFMEPYFMLYGEVYADNIDPDCGDEPGMIPCLPGRWITPAVMSIYLLIANILLINLLIAVFNNIFNEVNAVAHQVWMFQRFTVVMEYEQKPVLPPPLIVVCHIYLLVKYVLRYVTQGKASTGETYDNGLKLFLEADDMERLYDFEEDCVEGYFREQELKLQMSTEERVKITTERVENMHQKIEDIEKKENTQNASLQAVEFRIRKLEELTEQTLAHLGVIHRFMATHMPNMETLSSLDIEVRQRRVSERSEVLSETDSHTQLPSIAARRKRLVRSLTDGTFLSVGPPLDDDPLKHSEAVASRENLSRNGSSESGDGQNVQDDVKTTTSHETEVSKGDGEGETIKKESQSDSRELETEQSRDPSSREPSTDPSRQTSRELSRDTSREATSKEPSREASSEAPASEPARQDSTERPMRQNSRTRSESDDAHPSGTARGVTWAEPRVAVIPSVSSSSSTQRSILLAMRAEYTSITDELESYCGLLSPPRTPPISPPPSRVRHHSEMSNAEMAWQIENEHLRDAEDCDYQQMEDLIQRRYIGGDDEALHTSDEASAGPFFISNEHRHQLRRASAIDEDSRRPAPTISVTREIEQTLSRPPIRDSENPDPNDKNMSTVPAPASETMC, from the exons ATGGCAATCGGGAGTATTATCTGTGGAGCTAGTACTCCTAAGATGAAGAGAAAAAAGGCAAAG GCAACTGAACGCAGTTGGATAGAGGCGACCTTCCAGAAGAGGGAATGTTCGAAATTCATTCCGAGCGCTAAAGACGAGCACAG GTTTTTGCAAGTACAGGGCGATAAGAATGCAGAATATGATGTGATCACTACTTCCAG ATGTTGCTGTGGATATTCCTACACTCATCACTGCGGAACCGGTGCGGATGTCCAAAGTTTCACTGCTATTAATACCAAAGAAAAGGACAGGGAGCAATGGTCCCCTGGCAAAAATACACGCCCAAATCCAACTGATGCGTACGGCACGATTGAATTCCAAGGTGGGCCACATCCAACGAAGGCGCAG TACGTGAGGCTAGCTCACGACACAAGGCCAGAGCCAATAGTACAGTTATTGTGTAGAGAATGGAATTTGGGATTACCCAAGTTACTTATCACTGTACACGGCGGTCGGTCCAATTTCGAGCTGCAGCCCACTTTAAAGAAAGTTTTGAGGAAAGGTTTGTTGAAGGCTGCGAAGACAACCGGTGCATGGATCTTTACAGGTGGAACCAACACAG GTGTCACGAGGCAAGTGGGAGACGCATTGCTATTAGAAAGATCCCAAAGACAAGGGCGCGTTGTGAGCATAGGCATAGCGCCATGGGGAGTCCTAGACAAGAGCCACGAACTCGTGGGCCGTGGTGGTGAAATTACGTACGATTGCCTTTCGTCTCCATG GTCCAAGTACGCAGTTCTAAATAATCGACACGCATATTTTTTACTGGTAGATAATGGTACCGGTGGTCGATACGGTGCAGAGATCGTTTTACGTAGGAGGCTAGAGAAATACATTTCCAACTTGAAATTGCAGCCAT ATATGCATAGCAGTATCCCTATCGTGGCGTTGGTAATCGAGGGAGGAACAAATACGATTCGCTCAGTTTTAGAGTACGTTACAGACGACCCCCCTGTCCCTGTAGTGGTCTGCGATGGTTCGGGTCGTGCTGCGGATCTCATTGCTTTCATGCACAA ATACGCATCAGAGGGAGACGGAGAGAGTGGAGAGAACGAGGGACCACTAGAGAGCATGAGAGAACACCTTTTGGATACAATCAAGCGTGCGTTCAGTGTTTCCCCGGAGCAAGCGTGCCAATTATACTCCGAACTTCTGCAGTGTACGCGTAGGAAGCACTTG ATAACAGTATTCAGGATAAGTCAGGATCGCCCTCAGGAGCTGGATCAAACGATACTAACAGCTCTGTTTAAATCCAAGCAATTATCCCCGGCTGAACAGTTGTCCTTGTCGTTGATTTGGAACAGAGTGGACATAGCGCGCAGCGAGATATTCGTTTACGGGCAGAAATGGCCGCCGGGCGCTCTGGAGCAGGCGATGATGCAAGCCTTGCAGCACGACAGGATCGATTTCGTGAAGCTTCTCCTGGAGAACGGTGTCTCTATGCGGAAGTTCTTGTCCATACCGCGCCTCGAGGAGCTGTACAATACC AAAGAAGGCCCCTCGAACACGTTGGGCTACATTCTCCGAGACGTGCGGCCGAATATCCCGCGCGGCTACATGTACACGCTGCACGACATCGGGCTGGTGATAAACAAGCTAATGGGCGGAGCGTATCGCTCCCAGTACACGCGCAGGCGGTTCCGGGTGATCTATACCAAAGTGATGAAGAGGTCCGGGGGCCACCAGCAGCACATGCATCGAAACAGCTGCGTGTCGAGCAGCTTCAATCGTTACTACTCCGGGTCCGGCAGCAAGCAGGACAGCTCGACGACGATGAGCCTGCTTGCCGAGACGCTGCCTGCTAATCGCGACACCCCGCTTTTTGATTACCCTTTCAACGAGCTGCTGATCTGGGCGGTGCTGACGAAGCGGCAGCAAATGGCTCTGCTGATGTGGCAGCACGGGGAGGAAGCGTTGGCGAAAGCGCTTGTCGCCCTCAAGCTGTACAAAGCAATGGCTCACGAAGCAGCAGAGGATGATCTTGAAACAGAAGTCTATGACGAGCTGCGGAGCTATGGGAAGGAATTTGAAAATATAG CGTTGGAACTGTTAGACTATTGTTATCGCCAGGACGACGATCAAACGCAGCAGCTCTTAACTTCCGAGCTGCAAAATTGGTCCGGCCAAACGTGCCTTTCTCTAGCGGTCACGGCCAATCATCGCCCCCTTCTGGCTCACCCCTGCAGCCAGATTATTTTGGCTGATTTGTGGATGGGAGGCTTGCGTACAAGGAAAAACACAAACTTGAAG GTCGTGCTCGGGCTGGTCTGCCCGTTCTACATAGCGCGTTTGGAGTTTAAGAGTCGCGAGGAGTTGCAGCTGATGCCCCAGACGCAGGAGGAGCACTTGATAGCGCTCGAGGACGAGAAAGAGGACAGTGATTCGGAGCACGGCGCGCCGACTGGCCCGGACGTCGAG AAACGTCAGCGCAGGAGCCTGAGCATACGCAACAAATCCAGCAGCCAACAAGGCGCTAAG TTATCATTCAGGAAAACCTCCGTGTATTCCATATCGGAATCTGTCCCG GCATTGATCAGCAACGAGCACACTACGGCGATAGTGAAGGAGACAATTGTACAAGAGAATGGGAAGGTCCTGACGGACAGCGACGACATAGTGCACCGCGCTTATGGCATTCACTCTGATTATTATGACATTAAGAACAGCAGGCCGCTGCGATTGAAGAAAAAGCTGTACGAATTTTATACAGCTCCGATCACGAAATTCTGGGCGAACGCG ATAGCGTACATAGTGTTTCTGGTCCTCTTCTCGTACTGCATTCTCATACACATGGACGATCATCCCTCGCTGGCAGAGATCTACGCAATCATGTACATCTGCACATTGGGCTGCGAGAAAGTGCGCGAGATCGCGACGTCCGAGCCAGCCACACTCTCGCATAAATTCAGCGTGTGGGCGTGGAACATGTGGAACCCTTGCGACGCGGctgctataattttttttcaaattggtcTAGCCTTGCGTTTGCGACACTCCACCCTTGACGTCGGGCGTGTTATTTACTGCGTTGATTGCATTTATTGGTACTTGAGGATACTTAATATCCTTGGCGTGAACAAGTATTTTG GTCCTTTGGTTACTATGATGGGAAAGATGGTAAAAAACATGATATACTTTGTGGTGCTTTTATTAGTCGTACTAATGAGCTTCGGTGTCACTCGACAAGCCATTCTGAATCCCAACGCTGAGCCCAAGTTCAAAATCATTCGAGAC ATATTCATGGAGCCTTACTTCATGCTTTACGGAGAAGTGTACGCAGACAACATAGACCCGGACTGCGGAGACGAGCCAGGAATGATACCGTGCCTCCCAGGCCGCTGGATTACGCCCGCCGTAATGTCCATCTATCTTTTAATCGCGAACATTTTGCTGATAAACCTCCTGATTGCGGTATTCAATAATATATTCAATGAGGTAAACGCGGTGGCGCACCAAGTATGGATGTTCCAACGTTTTACTGTTGTTATGGAGTACGAACAGAAACCAGTTTTACCCCCCCCGCTCATTGTAGTTTGTCACATATACCTGCTGGTGAAATATGTGCTGCGATATGTGACTCAAGGGAAAGCGAGTACCGGTGAAACGTACGACAATGGGCTTAAGTTGTTCCTAGAAGCCGACGACATGGAGCGTCTTTATGACTTCGAGGAGGACTGCGTCGAGGGATACTTTCGCGAGCAAGAGCTGAAGCTGCAGATGTCGACGGAGGAGCGGGTTAAGATCACCACGGAGAGGGTGGAGAACATGCACCAGAAGATAGAGGACATCGAGAAGAAGGAGAACACGCAGAACGCCTCCCTCCAG GCCGTGGAGTTCCGCATTCGGAAGCTAGAGGAGTTGACCGAGCAGACCCTGGCGCATCTAGGCGTCATCCATCGGTTCATGGCGACGCACATGCCCAACATGGAGACTTTATCTAGCTTGGATATAGAGGTGCGCCAGCGCAGAGTGTCGGAGCGTTCGGAGGTGCTTTCGGAGACCGATTCCCACACCCAGCTGCCGAGCATCGCGGCGAGGCGTAAGAGGCTCGTGCGATCGCTGACCGACGGCACATTCCTCAGCGTGGGCCCGCCGCTGGACGACGACCCGCTGAAGCACTCGGAGGCGGTCGCGTCGCGCGAGAACCTCAGCAGGAACGGTTCGTCCGAGAGCGGGGACGGGCAGAACGTTCAAGACGACGTGAAGACGACGACCAGCCATGAGACCGAAGTCAGCAAGGGGGACGGCGAAGGGGAGACGATCAAGAAGGAGTCGCAGTCGGACAGCAGGGAGCTCGAGACGGAGCAGAGCAGGGATCCCAGTAGCAGGGAGCCAAGCACGGATCCAAGTAGACAGACTAGCAGGGAGCTGAGCAGAGACACTAGCAGGGAAGCTACCAGCAAAGAGCCGAGCAGGGAAGCGAGCAGCGAGGCGCCGGCCTCGGAGCCGGCGAGGCAGGATTCCACGGAGCGTCCCATGCGGCAGAATAGTAGAACACGTTCGGAGTCAGATGACGCGCATCCGTCTGGTACAGCTAGGGGTGTAACATGGGCGGAGCCGCGGGTCGCTGTGATCCCCTCGGTGTCGTCAAGCAGTAGCACGCAGAGGTCCATCCTGCTGGCGATGCGCGCCGAGTACACGAGCATCACCGACGAACTGGAGAGCTACTGCGGCCTCCTGAGTCCCCCGCGAACGCCACCGATCTCACCGCCGCCGTCGAGGGTCAGGCACCACTCCGAGATGTCCAACGCAGAGATGGCGTGGCAGATCGAGAACGAGCATCTGCGCGACGCCGAGGACTGCGACTACCAGCAGATGGAGGATTTGATTCAGAGGAGATACATCGGTGGCGATGACGAGGCTCTGCACACCTCGGACGAAGCCAGCGCCGGACCGTTCTTCATATCCAACGAGCACAGGCACCAGCTGCGAAGGGCTTCCGCGATCGACGAGGACTCCAGGAGGCCTGCGCCTACTATCAGCGTCACCAGGGAGATCGAGCAAACGCTCTCGAGGCCGCCTATCCGAGATTCCGAGAACCCTGACCCCAACGACAAGAACATGAGCACCGTACCTGCTCCAGCCTCGGAAACCATGTGCTGA
- the Trpm gene encoding transient receptor potential cation channel, subfamily M isoform X8 gives MSKVSLLLIPKKRTGSNGPLAKIHAQIQLMRTARLNSKVGHIQRRRREWNLGLPKLLITVHGGRSNFELQPTLKKVLRKGLLKAAKTTGAWIFTGGTNTGVTRQVGDALLLERSQRQGRVVSIGIAPWGVLDKSHELVGRGGEITYDCLSSPWSKYAVLNNRHAYFLLVDNGTGGRYGAEIVLRRRLEKYISNLKLQPYMHSSIPIVALVIEGGTNTIRSVLEYVTDDPPVPVVVCDGSGRAADLIAFMHKYASEGDGESGENEGPLESMREHLLDTIKRAFSVSPEQACQLYSELLQCTRRKHLITVFRISQDRPQELDQTILTALFKSKQLSPAEQLSLSLIWNRVDIARSEIFVYGQKWPPGALEQAMMQALQHDRIDFVKLLLENGVSMRKFLSIPRLEELYNTKEGPSNTLGYILRDVRPNIPRGYMYTLHDIGLVINKLMGGAYRSQYTRRRFRVIYTKVMKRSGGHQQHMHRNSCVSSSFNRYYSGSGSKQDSSTTMSLLAETLPANRDTPLFDYPFNELLIWAVLTKRQQMALLMWQHGEEALAKALVALKLYKAMAHEAAEDDLETEVYDELRSYGKEFENIALELLDYCYRQDDDQTQQLLTSELQNWSGQTCLSLAVTANHRPLLAHPCSQIILADLWMGGLRTRKNTNLKVVLGLVCPFYIARLEFKSREELQLMPQTQEEHLIALEDEKEDSDSEHGAPTGPDVEKRQRRSLSIRNKSSSQQGAKLSFRKTSVYSISESVPALISNEHTTAIVKETIVQENGKVLTDSDDIVHRAYGIHSDYYDIKNSRPLRLKKKLYEFYTAPITKFWANAIAYIVFLVLFSYCILIHMDDHPSLAEIYAIMYICTLGCEKVREIATSEPATLSHKFSVWAWNMWNPCDAAAIIFFQIGLALRLRHSTLDVGRVIYCVDCIYWYLRILNILGVNKYFGPLVTMMGKMVKNMIYFVVLLLVVLMSFGVTRQAILNPNAEPKFKIIRDIFMEPYFMLYGEVYADNIDPDCGDEPGMIPCLPGRWITPAVMSIYLLIANILLINLLIAVFNNIFNEVNAVAHQVWMFQRFTVVMEYEQKPVLPPPLIVVCHIYLLVKYVLRYVTQGKASTGETYDNGLKLFLEADDMERLYDFEEDCVEGYFREQELKLQMSTEERVKITTERVENMHQKIEDIEKKENTQNASLQAVEFRIRKLEELTEQTLAHLGVIHRFMATHMPNMETLSSLDIEVRQRRVSERSEVLSETDSHTQLPSIAARRKRLVRSLTDGTFLSVGPPLDDDPLKHSEAVASRENLSRNGSSESGDGQNVQDDVKTTTSHETEVSKGDGEGETIKKESQSDSRELETEQSRDPSSREPSTDPSRQTSRELSRDTSREATSKEPSREASSEAPASEPARQDSTERPMRQNSRTRSESDDAHPSGTARGVTWAEPRVAVIPSVSSSSSTQRSILLAMRAEYTSITDELESYCGLLSPPRTPPISPPPSRVRHHSEMSNAEMAWQIENEHLRDAEDCDYQQMEDLIQRRYIGGDDEALHTSDEASAGPFFISNEHRHQLRRASAIDEDSRRPAPTISVTREIEQTLSRPPIRDSENPDPNDKNMSTVPAPASETMC, from the exons ATGTCCAAAGTTTCACTGCTATTAATACCAAAGAAAAGGACAGGGAGCAATGGTCCCCTGGCAAAAATACACGCCCAAATCCAACTGATGCGTACGGCACGATTGAATTCCAAGGTGGGCCACATCCAACGAAGGCGCAG AGAATGGAATTTGGGATTACCCAAGTTACTTATCACTGTACACGGCGGTCGGTCCAATTTCGAGCTGCAGCCCACTTTAAAGAAAGTTTTGAGGAAAGGTTTGTTGAAGGCTGCGAAGACAACCGGTGCATGGATCTTTACAGGTGGAACCAACACAG GTGTCACGAGGCAAGTGGGAGACGCATTGCTATTAGAAAGATCCCAAAGACAAGGGCGCGTTGTGAGCATAGGCATAGCGCCATGGGGAGTCCTAGACAAGAGCCACGAACTCGTGGGCCGTGGTGGTGAAATTACGTACGATTGCCTTTCGTCTCCATG GTCCAAGTACGCAGTTCTAAATAATCGACACGCATATTTTTTACTGGTAGATAATGGTACCGGTGGTCGATACGGTGCAGAGATCGTTTTACGTAGGAGGCTAGAGAAATACATTTCCAACTTGAAATTGCAGCCAT ATATGCATAGCAGTATCCCTATCGTGGCGTTGGTAATCGAGGGAGGAACAAATACGATTCGCTCAGTTTTAGAGTACGTTACAGACGACCCCCCTGTCCCTGTAGTGGTCTGCGATGGTTCGGGTCGTGCTGCGGATCTCATTGCTTTCATGCACAA ATACGCATCAGAGGGAGACGGAGAGAGTGGAGAGAACGAGGGACCACTAGAGAGCATGAGAGAACACCTTTTGGATACAATCAAGCGTGCGTTCAGTGTTTCCCCGGAGCAAGCGTGCCAATTATACTCCGAACTTCTGCAGTGTACGCGTAGGAAGCACTTG ATAACAGTATTCAGGATAAGTCAGGATCGCCCTCAGGAGCTGGATCAAACGATACTAACAGCTCTGTTTAAATCCAAGCAATTATCCCCGGCTGAACAGTTGTCCTTGTCGTTGATTTGGAACAGAGTGGACATAGCGCGCAGCGAGATATTCGTTTACGGGCAGAAATGGCCGCCGGGCGCTCTGGAGCAGGCGATGATGCAAGCCTTGCAGCACGACAGGATCGATTTCGTGAAGCTTCTCCTGGAGAACGGTGTCTCTATGCGGAAGTTCTTGTCCATACCGCGCCTCGAGGAGCTGTACAATACC AAAGAAGGCCCCTCGAACACGTTGGGCTACATTCTCCGAGACGTGCGGCCGAATATCCCGCGCGGCTACATGTACACGCTGCACGACATCGGGCTGGTGATAAACAAGCTAATGGGCGGAGCGTATCGCTCCCAGTACACGCGCAGGCGGTTCCGGGTGATCTATACCAAAGTGATGAAGAGGTCCGGGGGCCACCAGCAGCACATGCATCGAAACAGCTGCGTGTCGAGCAGCTTCAATCGTTACTACTCCGGGTCCGGCAGCAAGCAGGACAGCTCGACGACGATGAGCCTGCTTGCCGAGACGCTGCCTGCTAATCGCGACACCCCGCTTTTTGATTACCCTTTCAACGAGCTGCTGATCTGGGCGGTGCTGACGAAGCGGCAGCAAATGGCTCTGCTGATGTGGCAGCACGGGGAGGAAGCGTTGGCGAAAGCGCTTGTCGCCCTCAAGCTGTACAAAGCAATGGCTCACGAAGCAGCAGAGGATGATCTTGAAACAGAAGTCTATGACGAGCTGCGGAGCTATGGGAAGGAATTTGAAAATATAG CGTTGGAACTGTTAGACTATTGTTATCGCCAGGACGACGATCAAACGCAGCAGCTCTTAACTTCCGAGCTGCAAAATTGGTCCGGCCAAACGTGCCTTTCTCTAGCGGTCACGGCCAATCATCGCCCCCTTCTGGCTCACCCCTGCAGCCAGATTATTTTGGCTGATTTGTGGATGGGAGGCTTGCGTACAAGGAAAAACACAAACTTGAAG GTCGTGCTCGGGCTGGTCTGCCCGTTCTACATAGCGCGTTTGGAGTTTAAGAGTCGCGAGGAGTTGCAGCTGATGCCCCAGACGCAGGAGGAGCACTTGATAGCGCTCGAGGACGAGAAAGAGGACAGTGATTCGGAGCACGGCGCGCCGACTGGCCCGGACGTCGAG AAACGTCAGCGCAGGAGCCTGAGCATACGCAACAAATCCAGCAGCCAACAAGGCGCTAAG TTATCATTCAGGAAAACCTCCGTGTATTCCATATCGGAATCTGTCCCG GCATTGATCAGCAACGAGCACACTACGGCGATAGTGAAGGAGACAATTGTACAAGAGAATGGGAAGGTCCTGACGGACAGCGACGACATAGTGCACCGCGCTTATGGCATTCACTCTGATTATTATGACATTAAGAACAGCAGGCCGCTGCGATTGAAGAAAAAGCTGTACGAATTTTATACAGCTCCGATCACGAAATTCTGGGCGAACGCG ATAGCGTACATAGTGTTTCTGGTCCTCTTCTCGTACTGCATTCTCATACACATGGACGATCATCCCTCGCTGGCAGAGATCTACGCAATCATGTACATCTGCACATTGGGCTGCGAGAAAGTGCGCGAGATCGCGACGTCCGAGCCAGCCACACTCTCGCATAAATTCAGCGTGTGGGCGTGGAACATGTGGAACCCTTGCGACGCGGctgctataattttttttcaaattggtcTAGCCTTGCGTTTGCGACACTCCACCCTTGACGTCGGGCGTGTTATTTACTGCGTTGATTGCATTTATTGGTACTTGAGGATACTTAATATCCTTGGCGTGAACAAGTATTTTG GTCCTTTGGTTACTATGATGGGAAAGATGGTAAAAAACATGATATACTTTGTGGTGCTTTTATTAGTCGTACTAATGAGCTTCGGTGTCACTCGACAAGCCATTCTGAATCCCAACGCTGAGCCCAAGTTCAAAATCATTCGAGAC ATATTCATGGAGCCTTACTTCATGCTTTACGGAGAAGTGTACGCAGACAACATAGACCCGGACTGCGGAGACGAGCCAGGAATGATACCGTGCCTCCCAGGCCGCTGGATTACGCCCGCCGTAATGTCCATCTATCTTTTAATCGCGAACATTTTGCTGATAAACCTCCTGATTGCGGTATTCAATAATATATTCAATGAGGTAAACGCGGTGGCGCACCAAGTATGGATGTTCCAACGTTTTACTGTTGTTATGGAGTACGAACAGAAACCAGTTTTACCCCCCCCGCTCATTGTAGTTTGTCACATATACCTGCTGGTGAAATATGTGCTGCGATATGTGACTCAAGGGAAAGCGAGTACCGGTGAAACGTACGACAATGGGCTTAAGTTGTTCCTAGAAGCCGACGACATGGAGCGTCTTTATGACTTCGAGGAGGACTGCGTCGAGGGATACTTTCGCGAGCAAGAGCTGAAGCTGCAGATGTCGACGGAGGAGCGGGTTAAGATCACCACGGAGAGGGTGGAGAACATGCACCAGAAGATAGAGGACATCGAGAAGAAGGAGAACACGCAGAACGCCTCCCTCCAG GCCGTGGAGTTCCGCATTCGGAAGCTAGAGGAGTTGACCGAGCAGACCCTGGCGCATCTAGGCGTCATCCATCGGTTCATGGCGACGCACATGCCCAACATGGAGACTTTATCTAGCTTGGATATAGAGGTGCGCCAGCGCAGAGTGTCGGAGCGTTCGGAGGTGCTTTCGGAGACCGATTCCCACACCCAGCTGCCGAGCATCGCGGCGAGGCGTAAGAGGCTCGTGCGATCGCTGACCGACGGCACATTCCTCAGCGTGGGCCCGCCGCTGGACGACGACCCGCTGAAGCACTCGGAGGCGGTCGCGTCGCGCGAGAACCTCAGCAGGAACGGTTCGTCCGAGAGCGGGGACGGGCAGAACGTTCAAGACGACGTGAAGACGACGACCAGCCATGAGACCGAAGTCAGCAAGGGGGACGGCGAAGGGGAGACGATCAAGAAGGAGTCGCAGTCGGACAGCAGGGAGCTCGAGACGGAGCAGAGCAGGGATCCCAGTAGCAGGGAGCCAAGCACGGATCCAAGTAGACAGACTAGCAGGGAGCTGAGCAGAGACACTAGCAGGGAAGCTACCAGCAAAGAGCCGAGCAGGGAAGCGAGCAGCGAGGCGCCGGCCTCGGAGCCGGCGAGGCAGGATTCCACGGAGCGTCCCATGCGGCAGAATAGTAGAACACGTTCGGAGTCAGATGACGCGCATCCGTCTGGTACAGCTAGGGGTGTAACATGGGCGGAGCCGCGGGTCGCTGTGATCCCCTCGGTGTCGTCAAGCAGTAGCACGCAGAGGTCCATCCTGCTGGCGATGCGCGCCGAGTACACGAGCATCACCGACGAACTGGAGAGCTACTGCGGCCTCCTGAGTCCCCCGCGAACGCCACCGATCTCACCGCCGCCGTCGAGGGTCAGGCACCACTCCGAGATGTCCAACGCAGAGATGGCGTGGCAGATCGAGAACGAGCATCTGCGCGACGCCGAGGACTGCGACTACCAGCAGATGGAGGATTTGATTCAGAGGAGATACATCGGTGGCGATGACGAGGCTCTGCACACCTCGGACGAAGCCAGCGCCGGACCGTTCTTCATATCCAACGAGCACAGGCACCAGCTGCGAAGGGCTTCCGCGATCGACGAGGACTCCAGGAGGCCTGCGCCTACTATCAGCGTCACCAGGGAGATCGAGCAAACGCTCTCGAGGCCGCCTATCCGAGATTCCGAGAACCCTGACCCCAACGACAAGAACATGAGCACCGTACCTGCTCCAGCCTCGGAAACCATGTGCTGA